The Coleofasciculaceae cyanobacterium genome contains a region encoding:
- a CDS encoding ABC transporter substrate-binding protein, producing MNRRKILSLLSVFCLSLILAISCSQAPQTSDSDNPTPEEKAIVIGYSNWAGWWPWAIAEQEGMFAKNNVNVEMKWFDGYLESMEAFAAGQLDGNCQTLNDTISFATDAINGEVAILVNDNSAGNDKIIVAEDINTIEDLKGKKVAVEEGVVDDFLLTLALQSKGMKRSDVEIVPLETGAAAAAFASGQADAVGAFPPFWLTALKREGSKELISSAEFPGAIPDLLVVSQKLIDEQPEKAQALVNTWYDVMDFMAQNPEKADEIMANRASVTTEELQLFKKGTKMFTIEDNLTAFSNGDSMKHMPYAAPQMSEFMIEVGFIPEAPDFTKILDKQFVQAYAAAAK from the coding sequence ATGAATAGAAGAAAAATACTATCATTACTTAGCGTATTTTGCCTCAGCTTAATATTAGCGATTAGCTGTTCTCAAGCCCCTCAAACATCAGATTCAGACAACCCAACTCCTGAAGAAAAAGCTATTGTTATTGGCTATAGCAACTGGGCTGGATGGTGGCCTTGGGCGATCGCCGAACAAGAAGGTATGTTTGCTAAAAATAACGTCAATGTTGAAATGAAGTGGTTTGACGGCTATCTTGAGTCAATGGAGGCCTTTGCTGCTGGTCAATTAGACGGTAATTGTCAAACTCTCAACGACACTATTTCTTTTGCTACTGATGCGATCAATGGAGAAGTAGCTATTTTAGTTAACGATAATTCCGCTGGAAACGACAAAATTATCGTCGCTGAAGATATTAATACTATTGAGGATTTAAAAGGCAAAAAAGTTGCTGTAGAAGAGGGAGTAGTAGACGACTTTCTGCTAACTTTGGCGTTGCAATCTAAGGGCATGAAGCGGTCAGATGTCGAAATTGTTCCTCTAGAAACGGGTGCTGCTGCTGCTGCTTTTGCGTCTGGACAAGCTGACGCTGTTGGTGCTTTTCCTCCTTTTTGGTTAACTGCACTCAAACGAGAAGGCTCTAAAGAATTAATTTCTTCGGCGGAGTTTCCTGGAGCAATTCCTGACTTATTGGTAGTAAGTCAAAAGCTCATTGATGAGCAGCCAGAAAAAGCTCAAGCACTGGTAAATACTTGGTATGATGTTATGGATTTTATGGCGCAAAATCCTGAAAAAGCCGATGAAATTATGGCAAATAGAGCAAGTGTTACTACAGAAGAATTACAGTTGTTTAAAAAAGGAACAAAAATGTTCACCATTGAAGACAATTTGACAGCATTTAGTAATGGTGACAGTATGAAACATATGCCCTATGCTGCCCCGCAAATGTCTGAATTTATGATCGAAGTAGGTTTTATTCCTGAAGCTCCAGATTTTACTAAGATTTTAGATAAACAGTTTGTTCAAGCTTATGCAGCTGCGGCAAAGTAA